One Thermoanaerobaculia bacterium genomic window, CGAGGCGGCGCGCCTCTTCGTCGATGTCGCGCTCGCGGCGCATCTCGTCGGCGAAGACCGAGCGCACCGCGTCGGCGAGGGCGCCCGGCGATTTCTCCTGGAAGAGGCCGCGCCGCGCGAGTCGCTGCGCGATGCGGACCACGAGAAACTCCGTCCGCCGCTCGGCAAGGCTCATGCGGGCTCGATCATAACGGCCGGGAGAGTGGGGTTCAATGATGAGCCGCGTCGATACGGCCTCAGTCCGAATGTCAAAAGTCGGAAAGTCGAACGTCCCGGAGCCCGAACCGATCGCCATGGGGCCTTTCCTGACTTTCGGCTCTTGCCGCAAAGTCAAGCGGCGCGCTGCGACCGCTCAAACTC contains:
- a CDS encoding DUF507 family protein, whose product is MSLAERRTEFLVVRIAQRLARRGLFQEKSPGALADAVRSVFADEMRRERDIDEEARRLVDASRSEIASGGLDSNELFRKIRRKLAEQKGIVL